A single window of Lysobacter oculi DNA harbors:
- a CDS encoding NUDIX hydrolase: MNTPWQITPRLDEWRRLHPDEDEATTTGFATLADEGHIAYTREREAGHFTASSWLVSADGRRTLLTHHRKLGRWLQLGGHADGDEDLANVALKEAEEESGLTDMRVEPAIFDLDRHWIPEHKGVPGHWHHDVRFVVQACGDEAFAVSEESLDLAWRDIEDVAADESMDPSLRRMARRWLARAAR, encoded by the coding sequence ATGAACACGCCCTGGCAGATCACCCCGCGACTCGATGAATGGCGGCGCCTGCATCCCGATGAGGATGAAGCCACGACCACCGGATTCGCCACGCTCGCCGACGAAGGCCACATCGCCTATACGCGCGAGCGCGAGGCCGGCCACTTCACCGCGTCGAGCTGGCTGGTGAGCGCGGATGGCCGGCGCACGCTGCTCACCCACCATCGCAAGCTGGGCCGCTGGCTGCAGCTGGGCGGGCATGCGGATGGCGACGAGGACCTGGCGAATGTCGCGCTGAAGGAGGCGGAAGAAGAGTCCGGTTTGACCGACATGCGCGTCGAGCCCGCCATCTTCGACCTGGACCGCCACTGGATTCCCGAGCACAAGGGCGTGCCCGGCCATTGGCATCACGACGTGCGCTTCGTGGTGCAGGCGTGCGGCGACGAGGCGTTCGCGGTCAGCGAGGAATCGCTGGATCTCGCCTGGCGCGACATCGAGGACGTCGCCGCCGATGAATCGATGGACCCGTCGCTGCGCCGGATGGCGCGGCGCTGGCTGGCCCGCGCCGCGCGCTGA
- a CDS encoding amino acid permease translates to MLFQRVKPLDKILETAEKKSLKRQLGAFQLTMLGIGAIIGTGIFVLTAEAGQKAGPAMMIAFVIAAIVCALAALAYSELASMVPVSGSAYTYTYAVMGETLAWVVGWALVLEYAVAAGAVAVGWSGYMNGLLASAGMELPRALRTGPMDGGAFNVLAFLIALVVTFLLVIGTSKSAKVNAVLVLIKVIALTAFIFIAVPAAKDVNFQPFFPTGWGSPMGGVGVLGAAASIFFAYVGFDAVSTAAEETKNPNRNIPIGLIGSLLVCTIFYMLVSYGAVGAIGAQPMLDAAGLAIHPGTPEMAAACAANNPDALVCSKEPLAHVLKVMGFAGWGNAIGTAAALALPSVILMMIYGQTRIFFTMSRDGLLPEILSRVHPKFHTPHVVTILTGIFVALFAAMFPVGILADISNSGTLFAFMAVAAGVLILRKRDPGRHRPFRTPMAWIVCPLAILGCLLLFFNLSLYTIGLFVGWAVIGLIVYAVYGYRNSDLARGITGPEGGPKIDPEPPFHEGPQA, encoded by the coding sequence ATGCTGTTCCAACGCGTCAAGCCGCTCGACAAGATTCTCGAGACCGCCGAAAAGAAGTCACTGAAGCGCCAGCTCGGCGCGTTCCAGCTCACCATGCTCGGCATCGGCGCCATCATCGGCACCGGCATCTTCGTACTCACCGCCGAAGCAGGCCAGAAGGCCGGCCCGGCGATGATGATCGCCTTCGTCATCGCGGCCATCGTCTGCGCGCTGGCCGCGCTGGCCTATTCCGAACTCGCCTCGATGGTCCCGGTCTCCGGTTCCGCCTACACCTATACCTATGCGGTGATGGGCGAAACGCTGGCCTGGGTGGTCGGCTGGGCGCTCGTCCTTGAATATGCGGTCGCCGCAGGCGCGGTGGCGGTGGGCTGGTCGGGCTACATGAACGGCCTGCTCGCCAGTGCAGGGATGGAGCTGCCCCGCGCGCTCAGGACCGGTCCGATGGATGGCGGCGCGTTCAACGTGCTCGCTTTCCTGATCGCGCTGGTCGTCACCTTCCTCCTGGTGATCGGCACCTCCAAGTCGGCCAAGGTCAACGCGGTGCTGGTGCTGATCAAGGTGATCGCGCTGACCGCCTTCATCTTCATCGCGGTGCCGGCGGCCAAGGACGTCAACTTCCAGCCCTTCTTCCCGACCGGCTGGGGCAGCCCGATGGGCGGCGTCGGCGTGCTGGGCGCGGCGGCTTCGATCTTCTTCGCCTACGTCGGCTTCGACGCGGTCTCCACCGCCGCCGAGGAAACCAAGAACCCGAACCGCAACATCCCGATCGGCCTGATCGGTTCGCTGCTGGTCTGCACCATCTTCTACATGCTGGTCAGCTACGGTGCAGTGGGTGCCATCGGTGCGCAGCCGATGCTGGACGCGGCCGGCTTGGCCATCCACCCGGGCACCCCGGAAATGGCCGCCGCCTGCGCCGCCAACAATCCCGACGCGCTGGTCTGCAGCAAGGAGCCGCTGGCCCACGTGCTGAAGGTGATGGGGTTCGCGGGCTGGGGCAATGCGATCGGGACCGCCGCCGCGCTGGCCCTGCCCTCGGTCATCCTGATGATGATCTACGGCCAGACCCGCATCTTCTTCACCATGTCGCGTGACGGCCTGCTGCCGGAGATCCTGAGCCGCGTGCATCCCAAGTTCCATACCCCGCACGTGGTGACCATCCTGACCGGCATTTTCGTGGCACTGTTCGCGGCGATGTTCCCGGTGGGCATCCTGGCCGACATCTCCAACTCCGGCACGCTGTTCGCGTTCATGGCAGTGGCCGCCGGCGTGCTGATCCTGCGCAAGCGTGATCCGGGCCGTCATCGCCCGTTCCGCACGCCGATGGCCTGGATCGTCTGCCCGCTGGCGATCCTCGGCTGCCTGCTGCTGTTCTTCAACCTGTCGCTGTACACCATCGGCCTGTTCGTCGGCTGGGCGGTGATCGGCCTGATCGTGTACGCCGTGTACGGCTATCGCAACAGCGACCTGGCCCGTGGCATCACCGGCCCGGAAGGCGGCCCGAAGATCGATCCGGAACCGCCGTTCCACGAAGGCCCGCAGGCCTGA
- a CDS encoding methylthioribulose 1-phosphate dehydratase, with protein sequence MNDALPYDAQRLRHLAGELITNIRELGHAGWTPATSSNFSMRLDERHAAITVSGRNKTRLTEADIMVVDFDGQPVATELRPSAETLLHTQLYKRFPEIGCVLHTHSLVQTVASRLFAPQGHVRFEDYELQKAFAGNTTHDAAMDVPVFANTQDMQELAAKVEDALDRQCMWGYLIEGHGVYAWGRDMPEARRHLEAFEFLLACELKMMELGK encoded by the coding sequence ATGAACGATGCCCTCCCCTACGACGCACAACGGCTGCGCCACCTGGCCGGCGAACTGATCACCAACATCCGCGAACTTGGCCATGCCGGGTGGACGCCGGCGACCAGCAGCAATTTCTCAATGCGGCTGGATGAACGCCATGCCGCGATCACCGTGTCGGGCCGCAACAAGACGCGGCTGACCGAGGCCGACATCATGGTGGTGGACTTCGATGGCCAGCCGGTCGCCACCGAGCTCCGCCCGTCCGCCGAAACCCTGTTGCACACGCAGCTCTACAAGCGCTTCCCGGAGATCGGCTGCGTACTGCACACGCACTCGCTGGTTCAGACGGTCGCCTCGCGGCTGTTCGCGCCGCAGGGCCATGTGCGCTTCGAGGACTACGAACTGCAGAAGGCCTTCGCCGGCAACACCACGCACGATGCCGCGATGGACGTGCCGGTCTTCGCCAACACCCAGGACATGCAGGAACTGGCGGCCAAGGTTGAAGACGCGCTGGATCGCCAGTGCATGTGGGGCTATCTGATCGAAGGCCACGGCGTCTATGCCTGGGGCCGCGACATGCCCGAAGCCCGCCGCCACCTGGAGGCGTTCGAATTCCTGCTCGCCTGCGAGCTCAAGATGATGGAGTTGGGGAAGTGA
- a CDS encoding 1,2-dihydroxy-3-keto-5-methylthiopentene dioxygenase produces the protein MSRLRIYEVDAPTTVVRESRDHAAIAAELSAIGVLFEQWQASQPVQAGDAAEAIMDAYRADIDRLVAENGFNSVDVVSIAPDNPQREVMRAKFLEEHTHKEGEIRFFVDGSGLFSLHVGDKVYEVLCEKGDLISVPDNTTHWFDMGAEPEFVALRFFTNPDGWVGDFTGSDIAQRFPRYERDA, from the coding sequence GTGAGCCGCCTGCGCATCTATGAGGTCGATGCACCGACCACCGTCGTGCGCGAATCGCGCGACCATGCGGCCATCGCCGCCGAGCTGTCTGCCATCGGCGTGCTGTTCGAGCAGTGGCAGGCCTCGCAGCCGGTGCAGGCCGGCGACGCAGCCGAGGCGATCATGGACGCCTACCGCGCCGACATCGACCGCCTCGTCGCCGAGAACGGCTTCAACAGCGTGGACGTGGTGAGCATCGCGCCGGACAACCCGCAGCGCGAAGTGATGCGTGCCAAGTTCCTGGAGGAACACACGCACAAGGAAGGCGAGATCCGCTTCTTCGTCGATGGCAGCGGCCTGTTCTCGCTGCACGTGGGCGACAAGGTCTACGAAGTGCTGTGCGAGAAAGGCGACCTGATCTCGGTGCCGGACAACACCACGCACTGGTTCGACATGGGCGCCGAGCCGGAATTCGTGGCGCTCCGCTTCTTCACCAATCCGGACGGCTGGGTCGGCGATTTCACCGGCAGCGACATCGCCCAGCGCTTCCCGCGTTACGAGCGCGACGCATGA
- the mtnC gene encoding acireductone synthase: MKPVVLTDIEGTTSSISFVREVLFPYARERLPAFVAANADRPEVRALLDQVATENGAMCDDAMISETLQGWIDEDRKHTALKALQGMIWEAGYHEGDFQAPIYADVAPALQHWHEAGHPLAVYSSGSVPAQKLLFSHTDAGDLAPLFSGWFDTEVGHKRDADSYRLIADRLDRAPGDIVFLSDIVAELDAARDAGMRTVLLDRREDYPEPRDAGATHGHARVESFADIDPA, from the coding sequence ATGAAGCCGGTCGTCCTCACCGACATCGAAGGCACCACCAGCAGCATTTCCTTCGTGCGCGAGGTGCTGTTCCCCTATGCACGCGAGCGCCTGCCGGCCTTCGTCGCCGCGAATGCCGACCGGCCCGAGGTGCGCGCCCTGCTCGACCAGGTGGCCACCGAAAACGGCGCGATGTGCGATGACGCGATGATCTCGGAGACGCTGCAGGGCTGGATCGACGAGGACCGCAAGCACACGGCGCTCAAGGCGCTGCAGGGCATGATCTGGGAAGCCGGCTACCACGAAGGCGATTTCCAGGCGCCGATCTATGCCGATGTCGCGCCGGCGCTGCAGCATTGGCATGAGGCCGGCCACCCGCTCGCCGTGTATTCGTCGGGCTCGGTGCCGGCGCAGAAGCTGCTGTTCTCGCATACCGATGCCGGTGACCTGGCGCCGCTGTTCTCCGGCTGGTTCGATACCGAAGTCGGCCACAAGCGCGATGCCGACAGCTACCGGCTGATCGCCGACCGGCTCGACCGCGCACCGGGCGACATCGTGTTCCTGTCCGACATCGTCGCCGAGCTGGATGCCGCGCGCGATGCCGGCATGCGCACCGTGCTGCTGGACCGCCGCGAGGACTACCCCGAGCCGCGCGATGCCGGAGCCACGCACGGCCACGCGCGCGTCGAATCCTTCGCCGACATCGACCCGGCCTGA
- a CDS encoding calcineurin-like phosphoesterase C-terminal domain-containing protein, translating to MRPCLLLLALSLVPSMSQAATPGTCHQGLVFDDHDGDGVRDAGEPGLAGIPMSNGRDIVRTDARGLYRLPERLGQPVFVVKPADFSVHRRADGSADYWRSGQPGGQCAPLGLKREAKADEGDLRVLVFGDPQPKSMVDVGYFGRDIVEPLVGHHDATLGVMLGDITHDDPALYPALKASAARLAVPWLYVPGNHDADLSGAHDDASALHSFRAAFGADTFAWQEPQASFVVLDDVVSSYDKGEHRYIGGFREDQFAFLETLLPMLPKDRLLVVSMHIPLFETPDRDTFRDADRERLFGLLAGFPHVLVLSAHMHTQRHVFHGADSGWHGATPLHEYNVGATCGAFWSGVKDARGIPDTTMADGTPNGHAWLTVQPDGRYALDYRPAAPAADAIGLHAPKVLRRGAYPAWGLYANVWMGMDDTRVEYRVDGGAWKPMRRVIQPDPALLAENARDDIADALRGYDRSPEAVPSTHLWRGALPTDLAVGDHVVEVRAFDRWKGETTAKTTYSLQDAAP from the coding sequence ATGCGTCCCTGTCTGCTCCTGCTCGCCCTGTCCCTCGTGCCCTCGATGTCGCAGGCCGCGACGCCCGGGACCTGCCACCAGGGCCTGGTCTTCGACGACCACGACGGCGATGGCGTGCGCGATGCCGGCGAACCCGGACTGGCCGGCATCCCCATGTCCAACGGCCGCGACATCGTCCGCACCGATGCCCGGGGGCTTTACCGCTTGCCCGAACGCCTCGGCCAACCCGTCTTCGTGGTGAAGCCGGCTGACTTTTCCGTACATCGTCGTGCCGACGGCAGCGCCGATTACTGGCGAAGCGGCCAGCCGGGCGGGCAATGCGCGCCGCTCGGCCTGAAGCGCGAGGCGAAGGCGGATGAAGGCGACCTGCGCGTGCTGGTGTTCGGCGACCCGCAGCCGAAATCGATGGTCGATGTCGGCTACTTCGGGCGTGACATCGTCGAGCCGCTGGTGGGCCACCACGACGCCACGCTCGGCGTGATGCTCGGCGACATCACCCACGACGATCCCGCGCTGTACCCCGCGCTCAAGGCGAGCGCCGCACGCCTGGCCGTGCCGTGGCTGTACGTGCCCGGCAACCACGATGCCGATCTCTCCGGCGCGCACGACGACGCCTCCGCGCTGCACAGCTTCCGCGCCGCTTTCGGGGCCGACACCTTCGCCTGGCAGGAGCCGCAGGCGAGCTTCGTGGTGCTGGACGACGTGGTGTCGAGCTACGACAAGGGCGAGCATCGCTACATCGGCGGTTTCCGCGAGGACCAGTTCGCCTTCCTTGAAACCCTGCTGCCGATGCTGCCGAAGGACCGGCTGCTGGTGGTGTCGATGCACATCCCGCTGTTCGAAACACCGGACCGCGACACCTTCCGCGATGCCGACCGCGAACGGCTGTTCGGTCTGCTGGCCGGCTTCCCGCACGTGCTGGTGCTGTCGGCGCACATGCACACGCAACGCCATGTCTTCCACGGCGCGGACAGTGGCTGGCACGGCGCGACGCCGCTGCATGAGTACAACGTCGGCGCCACCTGCGGCGCGTTCTGGTCGGGGGTGAAGGATGCACGCGGCATCCCCGACACCACGATGGCCGACGGCACGCCCAACGGCCACGCATGGCTGACCGTGCAGCCGGATGGCCGTTACGCGCTGGACTACCGGCCGGCCGCGCCGGCGGCGGACGCCATCGGCCTGCACGCGCCGAAGGTGCTGCGGCGCGGTGCCTATCCCGCGTGGGGTCTTTACGCCAATGTCTGGATGGGGATGGACGACACCCGCGTCGAATACCGGGTCGATGGCGGCGCGTGGAAGCCGATGCGCCGCGTCATCCAGCCCGATCCCGCGCTGCTCGCCGAGAACGCCCGCGACGATATCGCCGATGCCTTGCGCGGCTACGACCGTTCGCCGGAAGCCGTGCCGTCCACGCACCTGTGGCGCGGAGCGCTGCCGACCGATCTCGCCGTCGGCGATCATGTTGTCGAAGTCCGTGCGTTCGACCGCTGGAAGGGCGAAACCACCGCGAAGACCACGTATTCGCTGCAGGACGCGGCGCCCTGA
- the hisIE gene encoding bifunctional phosphoribosyl-AMP cyclohydrolase/phosphoribosyl-ATP diphosphatase HisIE, with the protein MSEFDRLDWDKQAGLVPAIVQDARTLRVLMLGWMNREALAMTQASGWVTFYSRSRGALWTKGETSGHRLQCVSLSVDCDADTLLVSALPQGPTCHLGRDSCFPGAPGNGLAELDAVVDHRMRERPAGSYTARLLDEGPLRIAQKVGEEGVEVALAGAARDDAALLGEAADLVYHLIVLLRARGLGLSDLETTLASRR; encoded by the coding sequence ATGAGCGAATTCGACCGGCTTGATTGGGACAAGCAGGCGGGGCTGGTGCCGGCCATCGTGCAAGACGCACGGACGCTGCGCGTGCTGATGCTGGGCTGGATGAACCGCGAAGCCTTGGCGATGACGCAGGCATCGGGTTGGGTGACTTTCTACAGCCGCAGCCGCGGCGCGCTGTGGACCAAGGGCGAGACTTCCGGCCACCGGCTCCAGTGCGTATCCCTCAGCGTGGACTGCGATGCCGACACCTTGCTGGTGAGCGCACTGCCGCAAGGACCCACGTGCCACCTGGGACGCGACAGCTGTTTCCCAGGCGCGCCCGGCAACGGGTTGGCCGAACTGGACGCAGTGGTCGACCACCGCATGCGCGAGCGTCCGGCCGGCAGCTATACCGCCCGCCTGCTGGACGAGGGCCCGCTGCGGATCGCGCAGAAGGTGGGGGAAGAAGGGGTGGAAGTGGCGCTGGCCGGCGCCGCCCGGGATGATGCCGCGCTGCTGGGCGAAGCCGCCGACCTGGTCTACCACCTGATCGTCCTGTTGCGCGCGCGTGGACTCGGCCTGTCCGACCTGGAGACCACGCTGGCCAGCCGCCGCTGA
- the hisF gene encoding imidazole glycerol phosphate synthase subunit HisF, whose protein sequence is MLSRRIIPCLDVRDGRVVKGVRFRDHIDMGDIVELATRYRDAGADELVFYDIGASPEARTVPVAWVERVARVIDIPFCVAGGIRGVDQARALLNAGADKISVNTPALECPDLIDRLARAFGRQCVVVGIDSVCDADGEWRVRTHTGAPERMHAPGRSTLSWVEEAQSRGAGEIVLNCMGSDGVRGGFDIPQLKAVRAICGVPLVASGGAGEARHFAEVFTAADVDGALAASVFHAGIVDIPSLKRMLALQGIPVRPA, encoded by the coding sequence ATGTTGAGCCGACGCATCATCCCCTGCCTGGACGTGCGCGACGGGCGCGTGGTGAAAGGCGTGCGCTTCCGCGATCACATCGACATGGGCGATATCGTCGAACTGGCCACGCGATATCGCGACGCGGGCGCGGACGAACTGGTCTTCTACGACATCGGCGCCAGCCCCGAGGCGCGCACCGTGCCGGTGGCATGGGTGGAGCGCGTGGCCCGGGTCATCGACATTCCCTTCTGCGTCGCCGGGGGGATCCGCGGCGTGGATCAGGCGCGTGCACTCCTCAACGCCGGCGCCGACAAGATTTCGGTCAACACGCCGGCGCTGGAGTGCCCGGACCTGATCGACCGGCTGGCGCGGGCTTTCGGCCGGCAATGCGTGGTGGTCGGCATCGATTCGGTCTGCGATGCCGATGGCGAATGGCGCGTGCGCACGCACACCGGCGCGCCGGAACGGATGCATGCACCCGGCCGCAGCACGCTGTCCTGGGTGGAAGAGGCGCAATCGCGCGGCGCAGGCGAGATCGTCCTCAACTGCATGGGCAGCGATGGCGTGCGTGGCGGCTTCGACATTCCCCAGCTCAAGGCGGTCCGTGCCATCTGCGGCGTGCCGCTGGTGGCCTCGGGCGGGGCGGGTGAGGCGCGGCACTTCGCCGAGGTGTTCACGGCCGCCGACGTCGACGGCGCATTGGCGGCCAGCGTCTTCCATGCCGGCATCGTCGACATCCCTTCGCTCAAGCGCATGCTCGCGCTGCAGGGGATTCCCGTGAGGCCGGCATGA
- a CDS encoding 1-(5-phosphoribosyl)-5-[(5-phosphoribosylamino)methylideneamino]imidazole-4-carboxamide isomerase codes for MSFTVYPAIDVRGGRVVRLAQGDYARETAYPDDPETLARQYAEAGAGWLHLVDLDAARTGGWQLAGLVARIRAHTALRVQAGGGIRNEHDVRAMLTAGVDRVVVGSLAVLEPERVVDWLDQFGAGRLVVALDTRQSDDGVWQLSAHGWTTPAPHTLPQLAARFADAGLRHLLCTDIARDGMLAGPNLSLYRALRETAPAICIQASGGARDIGDVAAARDAGCGGIVLGRALLEGRMGLREALAC; via the coding sequence ATGAGCTTCACCGTGTATCCGGCCATCGACGTGCGCGGCGGCCGCGTGGTGCGCCTCGCGCAGGGCGACTACGCGCGCGAAACCGCCTATCCGGACGATCCGGAAACACTCGCCCGCCAATACGCTGAGGCCGGTGCAGGCTGGCTGCATCTGGTGGACCTGGACGCGGCGCGAACCGGTGGCTGGCAACTGGCCGGCCTGGTAGCGAGGATCCGCGCGCACACCGCGCTCCGGGTACAGGCCGGCGGCGGCATCCGCAATGAACATGATGTGCGCGCAATGCTGACCGCCGGGGTGGATCGCGTGGTCGTGGGGTCGCTGGCGGTCCTCGAACCCGAACGCGTCGTGGACTGGCTCGATCAATTCGGGGCCGGGCGGCTGGTAGTGGCGCTGGACACGCGGCAGTCCGACGACGGCGTGTGGCAGCTCAGCGCGCATGGGTGGACCACCCCGGCGCCGCATACATTGCCTCAGCTCGCGGCCCGGTTTGCGGATGCCGGCCTCCGGCACCTGCTGTGCACGGACATCGCGCGCGACGGCATGCTCGCCGGCCCCAATCTGTCTCTGTACCGCGCATTGAGAGAGACCGCACCGGCGATCTGCATCCAGGCCAGCGGTGGCGCGCGGGATATCGGGGATGTCGCCGCCGCGCGCGATGCGGGCTGCGGCGGCATCGTGCTGGGGCGTGCGCTGCTCGAAGGCCGCATGGGACTGCGGGAGGCGCTGGCATGTTGA
- the hisH gene encoding imidazole glycerol phosphate synthase subunit HisH yields the protein MMDVALIDAGGANLGSVRYALARLGIEARLVREGGELGDPDRIVLPGVGAAAEAMRLLDARGLPAALRAHTAPMLGICLGMQLLYEHSEEGDVTCLGLLPGRVRAMRERPGVRVPHMGWNAIHPVRASFLLEGVEAGAQAYFVHGFAVQVGGECVAASTHGDDFAAMVHQGRICGTQFHPERSSSLGARVLANFVRWAA from the coding sequence TTGATGGATGTTGCCTTGATCGATGCCGGCGGCGCCAACCTCGGTTCGGTGCGTTATGCATTGGCACGTTTGGGCATCGAAGCCCGCCTGGTGCGCGAGGGGGGCGAACTCGGCGATCCCGACCGCATCGTGCTGCCGGGCGTGGGCGCCGCGGCCGAGGCCATGCGGCTGCTCGATGCGCGCGGCCTCCCAGCCGCCCTGAGGGCGCATACGGCCCCGATGCTCGGCATCTGCCTGGGCATGCAGTTGCTCTACGAACACTCCGAAGAAGGCGACGTGACCTGCCTGGGGCTGCTGCCCGGTCGCGTGCGCGCGATGCGTGAACGGCCGGGCGTGCGGGTGCCGCACATGGGATGGAATGCGATCCACCCCGTGCGCGCCTCGTTCCTGCTTGAAGGTGTGGAGGCGGGTGCGCAGGCCTACTTCGTGCATGGTTTCGCCGTGCAGGTAGGCGGGGAATGCGTCGCGGCCAGCACGCATGGCGACGACTTCGCCGCCATGGTCCATCAAGGTCGGATCTGTGGCACCCAGTTCCATCCCGAGCGCTCGTCGTCGCTGGGTGCACGCGTGCTGGCCAACTTCGTGAGGTGGGCGGCATGA
- the hisB gene encoding bifunctional histidinol-phosphatase/imidazoleglycerol-phosphate dehydratase HisB, translated as MSTLQPILFVDRDGTLIEEPEDLQVDRLDKLRLVEGVMPALLRLRDAGWQFVIVSNQDGLGSAAFPQADFDGPHAMMLQLFESQGIRFREVLIDRSLASAPASTRKPDVGLVLHYLRDPGIDWPRSAMVGDRDSDMLFAQRMGIRGFRLRSPAFGEGGRWPDVAHALVDMPRRAAIARKTRETDITVSLDLDRADEPRARTGIGFLDHMLAQLGKHGGFALQLDCSGDLEVDEHHTVEDCALALGQALRMALGDKRGLARYGFVVPMDESLASAALDFSGRPWLEFEGRFDRERVGGLPTELVPHFFRSLCEGAGMTLHLSVNGANDHHRIEACFKAVGRALGQAIQRQGDGLPSTKGAL; from the coding sequence ATGAGCACGCTTCAGCCGATTCTTTTTGTCGATCGCGACGGCACCCTGATCGAGGAGCCGGAGGACCTCCAGGTCGATCGCCTCGACAAGCTGCGTCTTGTGGAGGGCGTGATGCCGGCGCTCCTGCGCCTGCGCGATGCCGGCTGGCAATTCGTCATCGTCAGCAACCAGGACGGACTGGGGAGCGCTGCGTTCCCGCAGGCGGATTTCGATGGTCCCCACGCGATGATGCTGCAGCTGTTCGAGAGCCAGGGCATCCGCTTCCGGGAGGTGCTGATCGACCGCAGCCTGGCTTCGGCCCCCGCGTCGACGCGCAAGCCGGATGTGGGGCTGGTCCTGCATTACCTGCGGGATCCCGGCATCGACTGGCCGCGTTCGGCCATGGTCGGCGACCGAGACAGCGACATGTTGTTCGCGCAGCGGATGGGTATCCGAGGCTTCAGGCTGCGTTCGCCGGCCTTCGGGGAAGGCGGGCGCTGGCCGGACGTGGCGCATGCGCTCGTCGACATGCCGCGCCGCGCCGCCATCGCCCGCAAGACCCGTGAAACCGACATCACCGTGTCCCTCGACCTCGACCGCGCGGACGAGCCGCGGGCACGGACGGGCATCGGCTTCCTCGATCACATGCTCGCCCAGCTCGGCAAGCATGGCGGCTTCGCGCTGCAACTCGACTGCAGCGGCGATCTCGAGGTGGACGAACACCACACCGTCGAGGATTGCGCGCTCGCCCTGGGGCAGGCGCTCAGGATGGCGCTTGGGGACAAGCGGGGCTTGGCGCGGTACGGATTCGTGGTCCCGATGGACGAATCGCTCGCGAGCGCCGCGCTGGATTTCTCCGGACGCCCGTGGCTGGAATTCGAAGGCCGGTTCGACCGCGAGCGCGTGGGCGGCCTGCCGACCGAACTGGTGCCGCACTTCTTCCGCTCGCTCTGCGAAGGCGCCGGCATGACCCTGCATCTCTCGGTCAATGGCGCGAACGACCACCACCGCATCGAAGCCTGTTTCAAGGCGGTGGGGCGCGCGCTGGGGCAGGCGATCCAGCGACAGGGCGACGGCTTGCCGAGCACCAAGGGGGCGCTTTGA
- the hisC gene encoding histidinol-phosphate transaminase: protein MSTAERLLRDDLRGFAGYASARSLAAQGEVWLNANESARPSSEDPAGACRRYPEPQPFALVARLATLYGVDTSQLMVGRGSDEIIDLLVRAFCPPGSGRIVIAPPVFGMYAVCARLHGADVVEVPLRDSGADFSVDLDAMAEAARATKASLLFVCNPGNPTGESVEVEAISASAARLAGRCLVVVDEAYGEFAEQDSAASLITAHDNVVVLRTLSKAHALAAARVGAVIAQPEVIDLLRRVQAPYPMPAPSVAIALRALRPEALCATRVRVREAREQRGILAHALEALPGVRRVYASQGNYLLVRFEEADAVLARLLDAGIVVRDMRAMRGLDDALRITVGTPAQNRRLLKALGKTAGGAQ, encoded by the coding sequence ATGAGCACTGCCGAACGCCTGCTGCGCGACGACCTGCGTGGCTTTGCCGGTTATGCATCGGCGCGCAGCCTCGCCGCCCAGGGCGAGGTCTGGCTCAATGCCAACGAATCGGCGCGCCCCAGTTCCGAAGACCCGGCCGGTGCGTGCCGCCGCTACCCGGAACCCCAGCCATTCGCCCTGGTCGCGCGGCTGGCGACGCTGTATGGCGTGGACACATCGCAACTCATGGTCGGGCGTGGCAGCGACGAGATCATCGACCTGCTGGTGCGCGCGTTCTGTCCGCCGGGAAGCGGGCGGATCGTGATCGCGCCGCCGGTCTTCGGCATGTACGCGGTATGCGCGCGGCTGCACGGCGCCGATGTGGTGGAAGTGCCGCTGCGTGATTCCGGCGCGGATTTCTCGGTGGATCTGGATGCGATGGCGGAAGCCGCGCGCGCGACCAAGGCCTCGCTGCTTTTCGTGTGCAATCCCGGCAATCCGACCGGTGAATCGGTGGAGGTCGAAGCCATCTCGGCATCCGCGGCGCGTTTGGCCGGGCGTTGCCTGGTCGTCGTCGACGAGGCCTACGGCGAGTTCGCCGAACAGGACTCGGCGGCCTCGCTCATCACCGCGCATGACAACGTGGTCGTACTGCGTACGCTCTCCAAGGCGCACGCGCTGGCGGCGGCGCGGGTGGGTGCGGTCATCGCGCAGCCCGAAGTCATCGATCTCCTGCGGCGCGTGCAGGCGCCGTATCCGATGCCCGCGCCCAGCGTCGCGATCGCCTTGCGCGCCTTGAGACCCGAAGCGCTGTGCGCGACGCGCGTGCGCGTACGCGAGGCGCGTGAGCAGCGCGGGATCCTGGCTCATGCGCTTGAAGCATTGCCCGGCGTGCGACGCGTCTACGCCTCCCAGGGCAACTATCTTCTGGTGCGCTTCGAAGAGGCGGATGCCGTGTTGGCGCGCCTGCTGGATGCCGGCATCGTCGTGCGCGACATGCGGGCCATGCGGGGGCTCGATGACGCTTTGCGGATCACCGTCGGCACGCCTGCGCAGAACCGGCGGCTTCTCAAGGCGCTGGGGAAAACGGCCGGGGGCGCGCAATGA